One Qipengyuania aurantiaca genomic region harbors:
- a CDS encoding acyl-CoA dehydrogenase family protein produces the protein MSVLDVPQPEFMDDEEISIFADAVGKFYQQHAPEKRVLQWREDGQVERDFWREAGEAGLLGSSVPEEYGGHGGDFRHEMVVIDQQAKHNVEGFAASLHNTVILPYLVRHGTEEQKKKYLPKLVSGELVSAIAMTEPGVGSDLQSITTTALKDGNGYRINGAKTYISNGQTADFIIVVAKTDPKERAKGISLMLLETEGAEGFQRGKKLDKIGMDAADTSELFFDDVFVPAENVLGGEEGKGFYQLMGELPQERLIIAMGAMTGIEKALETTMEYVKSRKAFGQTIWDFQNTQFVMADLKARATAARVFVNDCIAKHLKRELSVDTACMAKYWVTELQGEVVDKCLQFHGGAGYINDYPIARMYRDSRITRIFGGSNEVMKMVIARAM, from the coding sequence ATGAGCGTTCTCGACGTACCCCAGCCCGAGTTCATGGACGACGAGGAGATTTCGATCTTTGCCGATGCCGTGGGCAAGTTCTACCAGCAGCACGCCCCGGAAAAGCGCGTGCTCCAGTGGCGCGAGGACGGCCAGGTCGAGCGCGATTTCTGGCGCGAGGCGGGTGAGGCCGGTCTGCTCGGCAGCTCCGTGCCCGAGGAATATGGCGGCCACGGCGGCGATTTCCGCCACGAGATGGTCGTCATCGACCAGCAGGCCAAGCACAATGTCGAAGGCTTTGCCGCCAGCCTGCACAACACCGTCATCCTGCCCTATCTCGTGCGCCACGGGACAGAGGAGCAGAAGAAGAAATACCTGCCCAAGCTCGTCAGCGGCGAACTGGTCAGCGCGATTGCGATGACCGAGCCGGGTGTCGGCTCCGACCTCCAGAGCATCACCACGACTGCACTGAAGGATGGTAACGGCTACCGCATCAACGGGGCCAAGACGTATATTTCGAACGGCCAGACCGCCGACTTCATCATCGTCGTCGCCAAGACCGATCCCAAGGAGCGCGCCAAGGGCATTTCGCTCATGCTGCTCGAGACGGAAGGCGCCGAGGGCTTCCAGCGCGGCAAGAAGCTGGACAAGATCGGCATGGATGCCGCCGACACCAGCGAGCTGTTCTTCGACGATGTCTTCGTGCCGGCCGAAAACGTGCTCGGCGGCGAGGAGGGCAAGGGCTTCTACCAGTTGATGGGCGAACTGCCGCAGGAGCGCCTAATCATCGCGATGGGTGCGATGACGGGGATCGAGAAGGCGCTCGAGACGACGATGGAATACGTCAAAAGCCGCAAGGCTTTCGGCCAGACCATCTGGGACTTCCAGAACACGCAATTCGTGATGGCCGACCTGAAGGCGCGGGCGACTGCGGCACGGGTGTTCGTCAACGATTGCATCGCCAAACATCTCAAGCGCGAACTCAGTGTCGATACGGCCTGTATGGCCAAGTACTGGGTCACCGAACTGCAGGGCGAGGTGGTCGACAAATGCCTCCAGTTCCATGGCGGCGCGGGCTACATCAACGACTATCCCATCGCGCGCATGTATCGCGACAGCCGCATCACCCGCATCTTCGGCGGGTCGAACGAGGTCATGAAGATGGTGATTGCCCGCGCGATGTAA
- a CDS encoding lasso peptide biosynthesis B2 protein: MPKLRTFLALDTADKIASLEAIALVLYAKLLIARVPPRRWRSRFGAVARAHGGAGDLATIRRVRLAMLRALNNVPGAPNCLPQALAARWMLQRRGIEASLFIGTQADEAGRPRFHAWLKVGEEWVTGLCDESRYTLLVPGDVHTA, from the coding sequence ATGCCGAAACTGCGCACCTTCCTGGCGCTGGACACTGCCGACAAGATCGCCTCGCTCGAGGCGATTGCGCTGGTGCTCTACGCCAAGCTGCTGATCGCGCGCGTGCCGCCCCGACGGTGGCGCTCGCGCTTCGGTGCAGTGGCAAGGGCGCATGGGGGAGCTGGCGACCTTGCCACCATCCGCCGCGTCCGCCTCGCCATGCTGCGCGCGCTCAACAACGTCCCCGGCGCACCCAATTGCCTGCCCCAGGCGCTGGCCGCGCGATGGATGCTGCAGCGGCGCGGGATCGAGGCAAGTCTCTTCATCGGCACGCAGGCCGACGAGGCCGGGAGGCCGCGCTTCCACGCCTGGCTAAAGGTGGGCGAGGAATGGGTGACGGGCCTGTGCGACGAAAGCCGGTACACGCTGCTCGTGCCGGGCGATGTGCATACCGCTTGA
- a CDS encoding acyl-CoA dehydrogenase — protein sequence MVPFDWQDPFNLDEQLTEEERMIRDAAHGFAQGELQPRVIEAFNKELDAPELFPLMGEAGLLGATVPEEYGGAGASYVAYGLIAREIERVDSGYRSMASVQSSLVMYPIHAYGSVEQKRKYLPGLASGQLIGCFGLTEPDAGSDPAGMKTTAKKVDGGYVLNGSKTWISNSPFADVFVVWAKSEEHGGGIRGFVLEKGMKGLSAPKIEGKISLRASTTGMIVMDEVEVGEDALLPEVQGLKGPFGCLNRARYGISWGALGAAEFCMHAARQYGLDRQQFGVPLASKQLYQLKLADMMTEISLGLQGSLRVGRLMDEGKFSPDMISIVKRNNVGKALDIARKARDMHGGNGISEEYQVIRHMVNLETVNTYEGTHDVHALILGRAITGIAAF from the coding sequence ATGGTGCCGTTCGATTGGCAGGACCCGTTCAATCTCGACGAACAGCTGACCGAGGAAGAGCGGATGATCCGCGACGCCGCGCACGGCTTTGCGCAAGGCGAACTCCAGCCGCGCGTGATCGAAGCGTTCAACAAGGAACTCGACGCGCCCGAACTCTTCCCCCTGATGGGTGAAGCCGGCCTGCTGGGCGCGACCGTGCCGGAAGAATATGGTGGCGCAGGCGCAAGCTATGTCGCCTACGGCCTCATCGCGCGCGAGATCGAGCGCGTCGACAGCGGCTATCGCTCGATGGCCAGTGTCCAGTCCAGTCTCGTGATGTATCCGATCCATGCCTATGGTTCGGTAGAACAGAAGCGGAAGTACCTGCCCGGCCTCGCCAGCGGCCAGCTGATCGGCTGCTTCGGCCTGACCGAACCCGATGCAGGCAGCGACCCTGCCGGCATGAAAACCACCGCCAAGAAGGTCGATGGCGGCTATGTCCTCAACGGTTCGAAGACCTGGATCTCCAACTCGCCCTTCGCCGACGTTTTCGTCGTCTGGGCGAAGAGCGAAGAACATGGCGGCGGCATTCGCGGCTTCGTGCTCGAAAAGGGCATGAAGGGCCTCTCGGCGCCCAAGATCGAGGGCAAGATCTCGCTGCGCGCCAGCACCACCGGCATGATCGTGATGGACGAGGTCGAAGTGGGCGAGGACGCGCTGCTTCCCGAAGTGCAGGGGCTGAAGGGTCCGTTCGGCTGCCTCAACCGCGCGCGTTACGGCATCAGCTGGGGCGCGCTGGGTGCGGCGGAATTCTGCATGCACGCCGCGCGCCAATACGGCCTAGACCGCCAGCAGTTCGGCGTGCCGCTTGCTTCCAAGCAGCTCTACCAACTCAAGCTCGCCGACATGATGACCGAAATCTCGCTCGGCCTGCAGGGTTCGCTTCGCGTTGGCCGCTTGATGGACGAAGGCAAGTTCTCGCCGGACATGATTTCCATCGTGAAGCGCAACAATGTCGGCAAGGCGCTCGATATCGCTCGCAAGGCCCGTGACATGCACGGCGGCAACGGCATCTCGGAAGAATACCAGGTGATCCGTCACATGGTAAACCTCGAGACGGTCAACACCTACGAAGGCACGCATGACGTCCATGCGCTGATCCTGGGCCGCGCCATCACGGGGATCGCCGCATTCTGA
- a CDS encoding WecB/TagA/CpsF family glycosyltransferase: MSAKPKAARAALVLANMTIVGEDEVEARLLPAIAEVERPATLGFINAHGVNLCWEDAEIASNFSGLDFLLRDGIGVDLCCRRMGWPSGANLNGTDFIPRVLDRRDGSVALLGTQSPWLDEAAERLRKRGLDIGAVHHGFEDVPFYVDLVLEQRPATVVLAMGMPKQEQVAALIRERADWPVLVICGGAILDWIAERFTRAPDFYQNNNLEWLYRLMKEPKRLFRRYVIGNPLLLMRIPALARTAKSQGLEPRTLPRA; encoded by the coding sequence ATGTCCGCAAAACCTAAGGCCGCACGGGCAGCGCTGGTTCTCGCCAATATGACCATCGTCGGAGAAGACGAGGTCGAGGCGCGCCTGTTGCCGGCCATTGCCGAAGTAGAGAGGCCCGCCACGCTCGGCTTCATCAACGCGCATGGCGTGAACCTGTGCTGGGAAGATGCGGAGATCGCATCCAACTTCTCCGGGCTCGATTTCCTGCTGCGCGACGGGATCGGGGTCGACCTGTGCTGCCGCAGGATGGGCTGGCCGAGCGGGGCCAATCTGAACGGCACCGATTTCATCCCGCGCGTCCTCGACCGCCGCGATGGCTCGGTGGCGCTACTTGGCACGCAGTCTCCGTGGCTCGACGAAGCGGCCGAGCGCCTGCGCAAGCGCGGGCTCGACATAGGGGCCGTCCACCATGGGTTCGAGGACGTGCCCTTCTACGTCGACCTGGTACTGGAGCAGCGCCCCGCTACGGTCGTGCTGGCGATGGGCATGCCCAAGCAGGAGCAGGTCGCCGCGCTGATCCGCGAGCGGGCCGACTGGCCGGTGCTGGTCATCTGCGGCGGCGCGATCCTCGACTGGATCGCCGAGCGCTTCACCCGCGCGCCCGACTTCTACCAGAACAACAATCTCGAATGGCTCTATCGGCTCATGAAAGAGCCCAAGCGCCTGTTCCGCCGCTATGTGATCGGCAATCCGCTGCTGCTGATGCGCATCCCGGCGTTGGCGCGGACGGCCAAAAGCCAAGGCCTCGAGCCGAGGACGCTCCCCCGCGCCTAG
- a CDS encoding DUF2061 domain-containing protein yields the protein MILFRGREAHSRSFAKAVSWRILGSFDTFLLSWFFTGSPKAAGAIAISEVVTKMVLYYFHERAWANVSWGFAKDEGEAAEKTA from the coding sequence ATGATCTTGTTTCGTGGTCGCGAAGCGCATTCGCGCAGCTTCGCCAAGGCCGTCAGCTGGCGTATTCTCGGCAGCTTCGACACCTTCCTGCTGAGCTGGTTCTTCACCGGCAGCCCAAAGGCGGCCGGAGCCATCGCCATCAGCGAAGTCGTCACCAAGATGGTGCTCTACTACTTCCACGAACGCGCCTGGGCGAACGTGTCCTGGGGCTTTGCCAAGGACGAAGGCGAGGCGGCCGAGAAGACCGCCTGA
- a CDS encoding four-helix bundle copper-binding protein, with product MSLQKMVDAHPQVQDKTEELVLAARHAMLCSLFCTSCADACVAEMSGSDMDMSQCIRNCLDCADVCAATARLATRRTAQNIDVLRSQLETCIKACETCAEECEKHDNDHCRWCAKMCRECADDCRKALPLVQ from the coding sequence ATGTCGCTACAGAAAATGGTCGACGCGCACCCGCAGGTGCAGGACAAGACCGAAGAACTCGTCCTCGCCGCGCGCCATGCCATGCTGTGTTCGCTGTTCTGCACCAGCTGCGCCGATGCCTGCGTGGCCGAAATGTCGGGCAGCGACATGGACATGTCCCAGTGCATCCGCAACTGTCTCGACTGCGCCGATGTCTGCGCTGCCACTGCCCGTCTCGCAACCCGCCGCACCGCGCAGAATATCGATGTGCTGCGCAGCCAGCTGGAGACCTGCATCAAGGCCTGCGAAACCTGCGCCGAGGAATGCGAAAAGCACGACAACGATCATTGCAGGTGGTGCGCCAAGATGTGCCGCGAATGCGCCGACGATTGCCGTAAGGCCCTACCGCTCGTCCAGTAA
- a CDS encoding acetyl-CoA C-acetyltransferase, giving the protein MPEAYIIDAVRTPRGIGKQGKGALAAMHPQHLAATVLKAIKERNDLDTATVDDVIWSVSTQDGMQAGDMGRMAALDAGFDITSSGTTLDRFCGGGITSVALAAAQVMSGMEDCVVAGGTEMMSLTAQMAKDKMQAGLKPPMMGSYNERLQASHPQSHQGVCGDAIATMEGFTREELDEVGYRSQQRAAHAIAEGRFAKSVVPVTDDDGNVVLDKEEYPRPQTTREGLAELEPAFAKIANVPLDKNGTTFAGLVNAKYPDLDIKHFHHAGNSSGVVDGAAAVLVASKDYAKEHGLKPRARIVATANMGDDPTLMLNAPVPAAKKVLEKAGLTKDDIDLYEINEAFAVVAAKFVRDLELDWDKVNLNGGSIALGHPIGATGSILIGTMVDELERQDKRYGLVTMCAAGGMAPAIIIERVDDFVD; this is encoded by the coding sequence ATGCCCGAAGCCTATATCATCGATGCCGTCCGCACGCCCCGAGGCATCGGCAAGCAGGGCAAGGGAGCGCTGGCGGCCATGCATCCGCAGCATCTGGCGGCCACGGTTTTGAAGGCCATAAAGGAGCGCAACGATCTCGACACCGCGACGGTAGACGACGTGATCTGGTCGGTCAGCACGCAGGACGGGATGCAGGCGGGCGATATGGGCCGCATGGCCGCACTCGATGCAGGCTTCGATATCACCTCATCGGGCACGACGCTCGACCGCTTCTGCGGCGGCGGCATCACCTCGGTCGCGCTTGCCGCGGCGCAGGTGATGAGCGGGATGGAGGATTGCGTCGTCGCGGGCGGGACCGAGATGATGAGCCTCACGGCGCAGATGGCGAAGGACAAGATGCAGGCGGGCCTCAAGCCGCCGATGATGGGCAGCTACAACGAGCGCCTGCAGGCGAGCCATCCGCAAAGCCACCAGGGCGTATGCGGCGATGCCATCGCCACAATGGAAGGCTTCACCCGCGAGGAACTGGACGAGGTCGGCTATCGCAGCCAGCAACGCGCGGCGCACGCGATTGCCGAGGGGCGGTTTGCGAAATCGGTGGTCCCGGTGACCGATGACGACGGCAATGTCGTCCTCGACAAGGAAGAATATCCGCGTCCCCAGACCACGCGCGAAGGGCTTGCCGAACTCGAACCGGCCTTCGCAAAGATCGCCAACGTCCCGCTCGACAAGAACGGCACGACCTTTGCCGGACTGGTCAACGCCAAGTACCCGGATCTCGACATCAAGCACTTCCACCACGCGGGCAACAGCTCGGGCGTGGTCGATGGCGCGGCGGCGGTGCTGGTGGCGAGCAAGGACTATGCGAAAGAGCACGGCCTCAAACCGCGCGCCCGCATCGTAGCGACGGCGAATATGGGCGATGATCCGACGCTGATGCTCAACGCCCCCGTCCCTGCCGCGAAGAAGGTGCTGGAAAAGGCGGGCCTGACCAAGGACGACATCGATCTTTACGAGATCAACGAGGCCTTCGCCGTCGTCGCCGCCAAGTTCGTGCGCGATCTCGAACTCGACTGGGACAAGGTCAATTTGAACGGCGGCTCGATCGCGCTGGGCCATCCGATCGGGGCGACCGGGTCGATCCTTATCGGCACGATGGTCGACGAGCTGGAACGGCAGGACAAGCGCTACGGGCTCGTCACCATGTGCGCGGCTGGCGGCATGGCTCCGGCCATTATCATCGAGCGCGTCGACGATTTCGTCGACTGA
- a CDS encoding sulfotransferase family protein, which produces MRTCILAGPTRTATTSLFRYFARTKGVAPSIHKETDFFLSRLIEGVECPYDRYEACFRDVSGATARLEASPLYFAFGKRAAEAIHAEAPDAHIVFTLREPTERFFSAWTMINNKRWVAKKDFERYSASALVDLGIDQRDADIASWDEIDRLTLREGAYSSVLREWLEVFPKEQIHVVFQDWMGDEAGQAKLRSVLADALGVSNAALPAEPLYHENKSRDVKLGGLHDVAVRLNAMLEPVFNRVKPARDLLRDVYYFFNEDTREMPDKASRKRVEQFYAPELAALPEVLAQIGVTDYPDWVG; this is translated from the coding sequence ATGCGCACGTGCATCCTTGCAGGCCCCACGCGGACCGCCACGACCTCGCTGTTCCGCTACTTTGCGCGGACGAAGGGCGTGGCCCCGTCGATCCACAAGGAAACGGACTTCTTCCTTTCGCGGCTGATCGAAGGGGTGGAATGCCCCTATGATCGCTACGAAGCGTGCTTCCGCGATGTGTCTGGAGCGACGGCGCGGCTCGAAGCCTCGCCGCTTTACTTCGCTTTCGGCAAGCGGGCGGCGGAGGCCATCCACGCCGAAGCGCCCGATGCGCACATCGTCTTCACCCTGCGCGAGCCGACGGAACGATTCTTCTCCGCCTGGACGATGATCAACAACAAGCGGTGGGTCGCGAAAAAGGACTTCGAGCGCTACAGCGCCTCGGCGCTCGTCGATCTCGGCATCGACCAGCGCGACGCCGACATCGCGAGCTGGGACGAGATCGACCGGCTGACCTTGCGCGAGGGCGCTTACTCCAGCGTGCTGCGCGAATGGCTCGAAGTGTTCCCGAAGGAGCAGATCCACGTCGTCTTCCAGGACTGGATGGGCGACGAGGCGGGGCAGGCGAAACTGCGTAGCGTCCTTGCCGATGCGCTTGGGGTCTCCAATGCGGCGCTGCCGGCCGAACCGCTCTATCACGAGAACAAGTCGCGCGACGTGAAGCTGGGCGGACTGCACGACGTCGCCGTGCGCCTCAACGCCATGCTCGAGCCGGTGTTCAACCGCGTGAAACCCGCGCGCGATCTGCTGCGCGACGTCTATTATTTCTTCAACGAAGACACGCGCGAGATGCCCGACAAGGCGAGCCGCAAGCGCGTAGAGCAGTTCTACGCTCCCGAACTCGCTGCGCTGCCCGAAGTCCTCGCACAGATCGGCGTGACCGACTATCCCGACTGGGTGGGCTAG
- the maiA gene encoding maleylacetoacetate isomerase: MRLHGYYRSSTSYRLRIALELKGLEYEYVPVNLLTAEQKGEAFTSRNPFGSVPLLEADGKDRVQSMAQIEWLDEAYPDKPLLPSDIEDRYVARELAYAIATELHAPLNLPVLKYLANEYGKSQDEIAVWYRHCLARTLDPLEARLAQLGTGDFLFDTPGFFEVCLLPQVYNARRFEYDFSDKPHIERIEAACLALPEFQRAHPDAQPDNPENQ; the protein is encoded by the coding sequence ATCCGCCTGCATGGCTACTATCGCAGTTCGACCAGCTACCGCCTGCGCATCGCGCTGGAGCTGAAGGGGCTGGAATACGAGTATGTGCCGGTCAACCTGCTCACAGCTGAGCAGAAGGGCGAGGCCTTCACCAGCCGCAACCCCTTCGGCTCGGTCCCGCTGCTCGAAGCGGACGGTAAGGACCGCGTACAGTCAATGGCGCAAATCGAGTGGCTCGACGAAGCCTATCCTGACAAGCCGTTGCTGCCTTCGGACATCGAAGACCGGTACGTCGCGCGCGAACTGGCCTATGCCATTGCAACCGAGCTGCACGCGCCGCTGAACCTGCCGGTGCTGAAGTATCTCGCCAATGAGTACGGCAAGTCGCAGGACGAAATTGCGGTCTGGTATCGCCACTGCCTCGCCCGCACGCTCGACCCGCTTGAAGCGCGGCTGGCGCAGCTTGGCACCGGCGACTTCCTGTTCGACACCCCCGGCTTCTTCGAGGTCTGCTTGCTCCCGCAAGTCTACAATGCGCGGCGGTTCGAGTACGACTTCTCCGATAAACCGCATATCGAACGGATCGAGGCGGCCTGCCTCGCCCTTCCCGAATTCCAGCGCGCCCATCCGGACGCGCAGCCCGACAATCCCGAAAACCAATAA
- a CDS encoding response regulator, with product MGQHQQPLRVLVAEDELIVGHDLCDTVSEAGYLVEGPYNDLSSAMLAYQKTKPDIAILDIQLDDGIVYPLAEQMMAENVEVIFHSGALTPQEVSSRFPQAQALSKPCPPAEVIHTVQRAAEAH from the coding sequence ATGGGACAGCATCAGCAGCCGCTACGCGTACTCGTCGCCGAAGATGAACTGATCGTGGGTCACGATCTGTGCGACACCGTTTCCGAAGCAGGATACCTGGTCGAAGGACCTTATAACGACCTGTCGAGCGCCATGCTCGCCTACCAGAAGACCAAGCCCGACATCGCCATTCTCGACATCCAGCTCGACGACGGCATCGTCTATCCGCTGGCCGAACAGATGATGGCCGAAAATGTCGAGGTGATTTTCCATTCCGGCGCGCTCACGCCGCAGGAAGTCTCGAGCCGTTTCCCGCAGGCACAGGCGCTGTCCAAACCCTGTCCTCCGGCCGAGGTCATCCACACCGTCCAGCGCGCCGCCGAAGCCCACTAG
- a CDS encoding crotonase/enoyl-CoA hydratase family protein, whose protein sequence is MSDDVLTEVDDGVLIVTINRPEAKNAMNKAAAEGIAAAMDRLDAEDDLRVGILTGAGGTFCSGMDLKGFLRGESPSIEGRGFGGVVQAPPKKPLIAAVEGYALAGGLELMIACDLVVAHKDAKFGIPEAKRGLVAAAGGVMMLPDQIPERVAMELALTGDFIGADRAYELGLINRATDGSALEGAKALAASIAANGPLAVRVSKQIMKESRGWAMDERYDKQAQLIGPVFVSEDAREGAAAFAEKRKPNWKGK, encoded by the coding sequence ATGTCGGATGATGTCCTGACCGAAGTCGACGACGGCGTATTGATCGTCACGATCAACCGTCCCGAAGCCAAGAACGCGATGAACAAGGCGGCAGCCGAGGGAATCGCGGCGGCGATGGACCGGCTGGACGCCGAGGACGACTTGCGTGTCGGCATCCTCACCGGCGCGGGCGGCACCTTCTGTTCGGGTATGGACCTCAAGGGCTTCCTGCGCGGCGAATCGCCCAGCATCGAAGGCCGCGGGTTCGGCGGCGTGGTGCAGGCTCCGCCGAAGAAGCCGCTCATCGCCGCTGTCGAAGGCTATGCGCTGGCCGGCGGGCTGGAGCTGATGATCGCCTGCGACCTCGTCGTTGCGCACAAGGACGCGAAATTCGGAATTCCCGAAGCCAAGCGCGGCCTCGTGGCGGCGGCTGGCGGGGTGATGATGCTGCCCGATCAGATTCCCGAGCGGGTTGCCATGGAACTGGCGCTGACCGGCGACTTCATCGGCGCCGACCGCGCCTATGAACTCGGTCTCATAAACCGCGCCACCGACGGTTCGGCGCTCGAGGGTGCGAAGGCGCTGGCCGCCAGCATTGCCGCCAACGGCCCGCTGGCGGTGCGTGTGTCCAAGCAGATCATGAAGGAATCGCGCGGCTGGGCGATGGACGAACGCTACGACAAGCAGGCGCAGCTGATCGGTCCCGTGTTCGTCTCGGAAGACGCACGCGAAGGCGCCGCCGCCTTTGCCGAAAAGCGCAAGCCCAACTGGAAGGGGAAGTAA
- a CDS encoding fumarylacetoacetate hydrolase family protein: MKLATLKDGTRDGKLVVVSKDLTRYCAADNIAPTMQAALDNWDEVAPKLNALYTDVEHQAVPCERFHEREAHSPLPRAYQWADGSAYINHVELVRKARGAEVPESFYHDPLMYQGGSDNFLAPRDDIPLKDTKWGCDMEGEIAVITDDVPMGVSSEEAADHIKLVMLVNDVSLRGLIPGELAKGFGFFQSKPASAFSPVAVTPDELGDAWKGSVIHLPLMVDYNGEPFGRANAGVDATFSLADLVAHAAKTRDLGAGTIIGSGTVSNQGPDGDPGKPVADGGLGYSCIAEIRMIETIADGEAKTRFMAPGDTVRVEMKDAEGHSIFGAIEQKVVEG; the protein is encoded by the coding sequence ATGAAACTCGCCACGCTGAAAGACGGAACCCGCGACGGCAAGCTGGTGGTCGTCTCCAAGGACCTCACCCGCTATTGCGCCGCCGACAACATCGCCCCGACCATGCAGGCCGCGCTCGACAATTGGGACGAGGTCGCGCCCAAGCTGAACGCGCTCTACACCGATGTCGAACACCAGGCCGTACCCTGCGAGCGCTTCCACGAACGCGAGGCGCATTCGCCGCTGCCCCGCGCCTATCAGTGGGCCGACGGCTCGGCCTATATCAACCACGTCGAGCTGGTGCGTAAGGCGCGCGGTGCCGAAGTGCCCGAGAGCTTCTACCACGACCCGCTTATGTACCAGGGCGGCAGCGACAACTTCCTCGCCCCGCGCGACGACATCCCGCTGAAGGACACCAAGTGGGGCTGCGACATGGAAGGCGAGATTGCGGTCATCACCGACGATGTGCCGATGGGCGTGTCGAGCGAAGAGGCGGCGGACCACATTAAGCTGGTCATGCTGGTGAACGACGTGAGCCTGCGCGGCCTGATCCCGGGCGAACTCGCCAAGGGCTTTGGCTTCTTCCAGTCCAAGCCCGCCAGCGCCTTCAGCCCCGTCGCGGTCACGCCCGACGAACTGGGCGATGCGTGGAAGGGAAGCGTCATCCACCTGCCGCTGATGGTCGACTACAATGGCGAGCCCTTCGGCCGCGCCAACGCCGGGGTCGATGCGACCTTCAGCCTCGCAGATCTCGTCGCCCATGCCGCCAAGACCCGCGATCTGGGTGCCGGCACGATCATCGGGTCGGGTACGGTCTCGAACCAGGGTCCCGATGGCGATCCGGGCAAGCCGGTGGCCGATGGCGGCCTCGGCTACAGCTGCATCGCCGAAATACGCATGATCGAGACCATCGCCGACGGTGAGGCCAAGACGCGCTTCATGGCACCGGGCGACACCGTCCGCGTCGAGATGAAGGACGCCGAAGGCCATTCGATCTTCGGCGCCATCGAACAGAAGGTCGTCGAGGGGTAG